From a single Nostoc sp. MS1 genomic region:
- a CDS encoding fatty acid desaturase family protein, with amino-acid sequence MSNGEIAQLESSNPQAAKHQKPHQILSPQDIKVLNTRSNSKGLVQLALHLTIMACSGYLWGTNWGNWALAIPSLVIYGFSIAAMFAPMHECVHRTAFAAHPLNNAVAWFAGLLSFYNSAFFRYYHKWHHLYTRVPDKDPELTDPKPSNFAKYLLIISGLPWWLGKISGHFQIAFGQIENFPFIPESARTQVIRSTRLQLAVYAGMIAVSIALGQPLFIIYWLIPLMIGQPILRFILLAEHRGCTLDANLLTNTRTTITLWPVRFFMWNMSFHAEHHLYPSIPFHALGDAHKLLSQHFAHIEPGYIKVNSDIVIKSGQSAI; translated from the coding sequence ATGTCTAATGGTGAAATTGCTCAATTAGAATCCTCAAATCCTCAAGCTGCTAAACATCAAAAGCCTCATCAGATTCTTTCTCCCCAAGATATAAAAGTATTAAACACTCGTTCAAACTCCAAAGGGCTAGTTCAACTAGCTCTGCATCTAACTATCATGGCGTGCAGTGGTTATCTGTGGGGGACAAACTGGGGTAATTGGGCGTTAGCGATTCCATCCTTGGTAATCTATGGCTTTAGTATTGCTGCCATGTTTGCACCTATGCACGAATGCGTTCATAGAACTGCCTTCGCTGCTCATCCTTTAAATAATGCTGTTGCTTGGTTTGCAGGTTTATTGTCTTTTTACAATAGCGCCTTCTTTCGTTACTATCACAAATGGCATCACCTATATACTCGTGTTCCTGATAAAGACCCAGAGTTAACCGACCCCAAACCCAGCAACTTTGCCAAATACTTATTAATCATTAGCGGTTTACCCTGGTGGTTAGGAAAAATTTCTGGACATTTTCAGATAGCATTCGGTCAAATAGAAAACTTTCCCTTTATCCCAGAATCAGCACGTACTCAAGTTATTCGCTCCACTCGGCTGCAATTGGCAGTTTATGCAGGTATGATTGCTGTCTCCATTGCATTAGGTCAGCCTTTATTTATTATTTATTGGCTCATACCATTGATGATTGGTCAACCAATTCTGCGTTTTATTCTGTTAGCAGAACATAGAGGTTGCACTCTTGATGCAAATCTGCTGACAAATACGCGCACAACAATAACTCTCTGGCCTGTGCGCTTTTTTATGTGGAATATGTCTTTTCATGCAGAGCATCATTTATATCCATCAATTCCTTTCCACGCGCTGGGTGATGCTCACAAGCTGTTGAGTCAGCACTTTGCTCACATTGAGCCAGGGTATATAAAAGTCAACAGCGATATTGTGATTAAATCGGGACAATCGGCAATATGA
- a CDS encoding transposase codes for MIDSQAVKNTCNASVESKGFCFYKCTNGIKRHLAVDILGFPFFTHCTKANVSDDQGLIEMLSKNIDYFKSKPVEQPMTTILVDNGYHPDQLTQALEQIYPEIMTKIQFELSAKPSKAQKQTKGLSGFVPVAARWVIERSNAWVERCKSLVKNFDRTLERSNAKLKLCFIRLMLKRLAVADTA; via the coding sequence ATGATTGACTCACAAGCGGTGAAAAATACTTGTAATGCCAGTGTTGAGTCGAAAGGGTTTTGCTTTTACAAATGCACTAATGGCATCAAAAGACATTTGGCAGTGGATATCTTAGGCTTCCCTTTCTTTACCCACTGCACCAAAGCTAATGTATCTGATGACCAAGGGTTAATTGAAATGCTCTCGAAAAACATTGATTACTTCAAATCTAAACCTGTGGAGCAACCCATGACGACTATTCTGGTAGATAACGGCTATCATCCTGATCAATTGACACAAGCCTTGGAACAGATTTACCCAGAGATTATGACTAAAATTCAATTTGAACTTTCAGCCAAACCATCAAAAGCACAGAAACAGACGAAAGGACTATCTGGATTTGTGCCTGTTGCTGCCAGATGGGTCATTGAAAGATCGAATGCTTGGGTGGAGAGATGTAAAAGTTTAGTCAAAAATTTCGACCGCACACTCGAACGTTCCAATGCCAAGCTCAAGCTATGTTTTATTCGGCTAATGCTCAAACGGCTAGCTGTCGCAGATACCGCCTGA
- a CDS encoding transposase: MGYSSDLTDKEWEIIEPLLPTKKKTRPPVWTKRQILNGILYQLKNGCNWADLPRDMPPYSTVFWYYQQWCEGDILTKIMTELHQQVREQVKKNRSGRL, translated from the coding sequence ATGGGTTATTCAAGCGATTTGACAGACAAAGAGTGGGAAATAATTGAGCCATTATTGCCGACGAAGAAGAAAACCAGACCCCCTGTGTGGACAAAGCGGCAAATCCTTAACGGTATACTTTATCAACTGAAGAATGGTTGTAATTGGGCTGACTTACCTAGAGATATGCCGCCATATTCAACAGTATTCTGGTATTACCAGCAGTGGTGTGAAGGGGACATCCTGACGAAAATCATGACTGAGTTGCATCAGCAGGTGCGGGAACAAGTAAAAAAAAACCGCAGTGGACGACTCTAA
- a CDS encoding COR domain-containing protein, whose amino-acid sequence MSGLQRLDLSKNQLTELPEWLGHLTKLKELHVWGNPLTTLPAQISELLDLETFSFNSSEITELPATVFQLKSLKWLDISGYENLAVLSKAIENLSKLENLHLTSSKVTNIPEEVGSLINLKTLDLSNNNLTDIPTSLAQLEYVEQLELNGNPLNPDLAAAYNQGFEAVRQYLRAKAEAQVTLNEAKLILIGEGEVGKSCLLGALRGDKWVDGRPTTHGIEIKPVIVTDPDTGTEITLNGWDFGGQRVYRPTHQLFFSAPAVYLVVWKPREGPQQGFVKEWITLIKNREPDAKVLVVATHGGPGQRQPDIDRQEILAQFGSDTVLDFFYVDSKLKDNTTDCTGLAQLKDAIARVAASLPEMGRSVPAKWQQVRETLQISDKPYLLYKDVIAICAEHGIDEKQAELFLRISHTLGHFIHYHYDPTLRDIVILKPDWLAKAISFVLDDKMTRDRNGLVEFEHLSELWSNPPFEGEEGYPKQLHPIFLRLMERFDLSYKVVFDPAEPSTTSLIAQLVPDQRPELPNWGEQPEPGDRQQVQICRIVDSRGQFEVAEGLFYQLIVRLHKYSLGRKNYADSIHWQRGLMLDNDYNGRALLEYVGTDVKITVRAAYPERFLSYLTEDIKWLVENFWEGLRCNVMVPCIASCGMNTPGNGLFEVQKLIDSKKKNRHDYPCPVSGCGEWQNIDQLLNNAPISQPPSQAIGIEQVQSILKEELKVIRRDLVILDRRDEERFQKLSQEQRTILSQVDQEFAALMQMLTDEAKDGPRLFSFKPVDPKFFDRPKWMSAKFQLTLWCEHARQPLPALNPHDQKKGVYEIELRREWFTKAVPFLKLLTGTLSLVLPVAGSATKLMLDDTTYKGIEEQLDLGQKAIESTLKGGDMALAGDFKSDSRFLEGDAIRAQGSILRELHALLKEKDPSFGGLVRVQNKRREFLWVHPQFVDEY is encoded by the coding sequence CTGAGTGGCTTACAAAGGCTTGACCTCAGTAAAAACCAACTGACAGAATTGCCGGAGTGGCTGGGGCATCTTACAAAGTTGAAAGAACTTCATGTTTGGGGCAATCCACTGACTACCCTTCCAGCCCAAATTTCTGAACTGCTCGACTTGGAAACTTTTAGTTTTAATAGTTCAGAGATAACCGAACTGCCAGCAACAGTTTTCCAACTGAAATCACTAAAGTGGCTTGATATCAGTGGTTACGAAAATCTAGCTGTGTTGTCTAAAGCAATTGAAAATCTAAGTAAACTAGAGAACTTGCATCTAACAAGTAGTAAAGTCACAAATATTCCAGAAGAAGTAGGTTCACTAATCAATTTAAAAACTCTGGATCTTTCCAATAACAATTTAACTGACATCCCAACGTCTCTGGCGCAACTGGAATATGTGGAGCAACTCGAACTCAATGGTAATCCCCTGAACCCTGACCTCGCTGCTGCCTACAATCAAGGCTTTGAAGCTGTCAGACAATACCTGCGGGCAAAAGCAGAGGCTCAAGTAACGCTGAATGAAGCTAAACTTATTTTAATTGGCGAGGGTGAAGTAGGTAAAAGTTGTCTATTAGGAGCATTGCGGGGGGATAAATGGGTAGATGGTCGTCCTACAACTCACGGGATTGAGATTAAGCCTGTAATTGTCACCGATCCTGACACTGGCACAGAAATCACTTTGAATGGTTGGGATTTTGGCGGTCAACGGGTTTATCGACCAACGCACCAGTTGTTTTTCAGTGCGCCAGCCGTGTATCTAGTAGTGTGGAAGCCACGGGAAGGCCCCCAGCAGGGCTTTGTCAAAGAGTGGATTACGCTGATCAAAAATCGAGAACCGGATGCAAAGGTATTAGTTGTAGCAACACACGGCGGCCCCGGACAGCGACAACCAGACATCGACAGACAAGAAATTCTAGCTCAATTCGGCAGCGATACGGTGCTTGATTTCTTCTATGTAGACAGCAAACTCAAGGACAATACAACAGATTGCACTGGATTAGCACAATTAAAAGATGCGATCGCTCGTGTCGCCGCATCTCTTCCTGAAATGGGGCGTTCCGTTCCCGCAAAGTGGCAACAGGTAAGAGAAACTTTGCAGATAAGCGATAAACCCTATTTGCTCTATAAAGATGTTATTGCTATCTGCGCTGAACATGGAATTGATGAAAAGCAGGCAGAACTGTTTCTTCGCATCTCCCATACACTAGGGCATTTTATTCATTATCATTACGACCCTACACTGCGCGATATCGTCATTCTCAAACCCGATTGGTTAGCAAAAGCGATCAGCTTCGTGCTAGATGATAAAATGACACGCGATCGCAACGGTTTAGTAGAATTTGAACATCTCAGCGAGTTGTGGAGTAATCCCCCGTTTGAGGGTGAGGAAGGCTACCCCAAACAATTGCATCCTATTTTTCTGCGGTTGATGGAACGCTTTGACCTGTCTTACAAAGTTGTGTTTGATCCGGCAGAACCTAGCACTACTAGCCTAATTGCTCAACTAGTTCCCGACCAACGCCCCGAACTACCCAACTGGGGAGAGCAACCAGAACCCGGAGACAGACAACAGGTGCAAATCTGCCGCATTGTAGACAGTCGGGGACAGTTTGAAGTGGCAGAAGGCTTGTTTTATCAGTTAATTGTCCGGTTACACAAATACTCACTGGGGCGGAAGAATTACGCAGACAGCATTCACTGGCAACGGGGCTTGATGCTTGACAATGACTACAATGGTCGGGCATTGCTAGAGTATGTTGGCACTGATGTAAAAATTACAGTACGGGCAGCTTACCCTGAACGATTCTTGTCTTATCTCACCGAAGATATTAAATGGTTAGTAGAAAATTTCTGGGAAGGGTTGCGTTGTAATGTGATGGTTCCCTGCATAGCATCTTGTGGCATGAATACGCCTGGAAATGGACTGTTTGAGGTACAAAAACTAATTGACAGCAAAAAGAAAAACCGTCATGATTACCCGTGTCCGGTTTCAGGTTGTGGTGAATGGCAAAACATAGATCAATTGCTAAATAACGCTCCAATATCTCAACCCCCATCCCAAGCAATTGGCATTGAGCAGGTACAGAGCATTTTGAAAGAGGAATTAAAAGTCATCCGTAGAGATTTGGTGATTTTGGATCGTCGAGATGAAGAACGCTTTCAGAAATTGTCTCAGGAACAGCGCACCATTTTAAGCCAAGTTGATCAGGAGTTTGCTGCACTTATGCAAATGCTCACCGATGAAGCCAAAGATGGGCCGCGCCTGTTCAGCTTTAAGCCTGTTGACCCGAAATTTTTTGACCGTCCCAAATGGATGAGTGCTAAGTTTCAACTCACCCTCTGGTGCGAACACGCTCGTCAACCACTTCCAGCCTTAAATCCCCACGACCAAAAAAAGGGAGTCTACGAAATAGAGTTACGGCGTGAGTGGTTTACCAAAGCTGTCCCCTTTCTCAAACTGTTGACGGGAACCCTGAGTCTAGTTTTACCTGTTGCTGGTTCTGCAACCAAGTTGATGCTTGATGACACCACCTACAAAGGCATTGAAGAACAACTCGACCTCGGACAGAAAGCGATCGAGTCTACCTTGAAGGGAGGCGATATGGCTTTGGCTGGTGACTTCAAGAGTGATTCTCGATTTTTGGAAGGTGACGCAATTCGCGCCCAAGGTTCGATTTTGCGAGAATTACACGCTCTTTTGAAAGAGAAAGACCCTAGTTTTGGTGGACTGGTGCGGGTGCAGAACAAACGCCGCGAATTTCTTTGGGTTCATCCTCAGTTTGTGGATGAGTATTAA
- a CDS encoding Uma2 family endonuclease: MSVIVAKWTIDEYHRMIEAGILCDRQVELLQGDIVEMSPEREAHAYCSHEAGEYLTDLLSQRAKIRQAKPITLPNDSEPEPDIAIVQRLGREYRAHHPYPENIFWVIEYANSSLEKDLEKKSKIYAQAGILEYWVVNLKKLNLVVFRDILDGEYATKQTLTTGKIRLLAFPDIFVSVERIIN, translated from the coding sequence ATGAGTGTGATTGTAGCTAAGTGGACGATTGACGAATATCACCGGATGATTGAGGCTGGCATTTTGTGCGATCGCCAGGTTGAATTGCTTCAAGGAGATATTGTAGAAATGTCTCCCGAAAGAGAAGCCCACGCTTATTGTAGTCATGAAGCAGGTGAATATCTAACGGATTTGTTAAGTCAACGCGCTAAAATTCGTCAAGCCAAGCCTATCACCCTACCCAACGACTCAGAACCCGAACCAGATATTGCGATCGTCCAACGTTTAGGACGCGAATACCGAGCGCATCATCCATATCCAGAAAATATTTTTTGGGTAATTGAGTATGCTAACTCCAGCTTAGAGAAAGATTTAGAGAAGAAAAGCAAAATTTACGCCCAAGCAGGCATCTTAGAGTATTGGGTTGTAAATCTCAAAAAGTTAAACTTGGTGGTATTCCGAGACATTTTAGATGGAGAATACGCCACAAAACAAACTTTAACCACTGGCAAAATTCGACTGCTTGCATTTCCAGATATTTTTGTGTCAGTGGAAAGAATTATTAATTAG
- a CDS encoding site-2 protease family protein codes for MFALSETSILGIIVLVAFTILGWGFYRARPFGKLGILAWLQSVVLMAPWLLFFGLFAAGIYINIVGILFLVVGSAGLYIYLGRQLRAAGQDAILKQRATERLAAESSPLPEVTQPVGVVVEIMPIPAEDLNVIKGIFGIDTFFATETIAYQEGAIFKGNLRGESQEAHRRLSKSLQEKLGEKYRLFLVEDTDGKPVVIVLPSTNDPRPTTLPQKAFAAILGIATIGTSLETAGLLLNFDLFSSPERLPTALPIGLGIFATLVAHEIGHWFIARRHQVRLSWPFFLPAVQIGSFGAITRFESLLPNRSVLFDIAVAGPIAGGVVSLLMLIAGLLLSHPGSLFQLPNQFFQGSILVGSLARVVLGSALQSPLVNVHPLVIIGWLGLVITALNLMPAGSLDGGRIVQAIYGRKTAGRATFATLVVLALVSLGNNLAMYWAIVILFLQRDLERPSLNEISEPDDARAALGLLVLFLMITILLPLTPGLAGRLGIG; via the coding sequence ATGTTTGCTCTGTCAGAGACTTCTATACTAGGAATAATTGTACTTGTAGCTTTCACCATTTTGGGTTGGGGCTTTTATCGCGCCAGACCTTTTGGTAAACTGGGAATCTTAGCTTGGTTGCAGTCGGTGGTTTTGATGGCTCCCTGGCTGTTGTTTTTTGGTTTGTTCGCTGCCGGGATTTATATCAACATTGTCGGGATATTGTTCTTGGTTGTAGGTTCTGCTGGATTGTACATCTACTTGGGTAGACAGTTACGGGCTGCTGGACAAGACGCTATCCTCAAGCAACGGGCTACGGAAAGGCTGGCTGCTGAATCTTCACCACTGCCAGAAGTGACGCAACCAGTAGGGGTAGTTGTGGAAATCATGCCAATCCCCGCAGAAGACTTAAATGTGATTAAAGGCATTTTTGGGATTGATACATTTTTTGCCACAGAAACGATCGCCTACCAAGAAGGTGCTATCTTCAAAGGTAATCTGCGCGGCGAATCACAAGAGGCTCATCGTCGTTTGAGTAAGAGTTTACAAGAGAAGTTGGGTGAGAAATATCGTCTATTTCTGGTAGAAGACACAGATGGTAAACCTGTGGTTATTGTCTTACCAAGCACTAATGATCCGCGTCCCACGACTTTGCCACAGAAGGCCTTTGCCGCTATCCTGGGTATAGCAACTATCGGCACTAGCTTAGAAACTGCCGGATTACTACTGAATTTTGATTTATTTAGTAGTCCAGAACGTTTGCCAACTGCTTTACCTATAGGCTTAGGCATATTTGCAACTTTAGTGGCTCACGAAATTGGGCATTGGTTTATTGCCCGTCGTCATCAAGTCCGCCTTAGCTGGCCTTTCTTTTTACCAGCTGTGCAGATTGGTTCTTTTGGCGCAATTACTCGCTTTGAGTCACTGTTACCCAATCGCTCAGTATTATTCGATATTGCCGTGGCAGGGCCAATAGCTGGGGGAGTAGTTTCTCTACTGATGCTAATTGCTGGCTTGCTGCTATCTCACCCAGGCAGTTTATTTCAATTACCCAATCAGTTTTTCCAAGGTTCAATTTTGGTGGGTAGCTTGGCGCGGGTTGTCCTTGGTTCGGCGTTGCAATCTCCCTTAGTCAACGTCCACCCGTTAGTAATCATTGGTTGGTTAGGTTTGGTCATTACAGCTTTAAACTTAATGCCTGCTGGTTCTCTAGATGGTGGACGGATAGTTCAGGCAATCTACGGTCGCAAAACCGCAGGACGAGCAACATTTGCTACCTTAGTTGTCCTAGCTTTGGTGTCTCTGGGTAATAATTTGGCGATGTATTGGGCAATTGTAATTTTGTTCTTACAACGAGATTTAGAACGCCCCAGCTTGAATGAAATCAGCGAACCCGATGATGCTAGGGCTGCTTTGGGTTTATTGGTTTTATTCTTGATGATCACCATCCTTTTACCCCTGACTCCCGGCTTGGCTGGGCGGTTAGGTATTGGTTAG
- a CDS encoding Rpn family recombination-promoting nuclease/putative transposase, producing the protein MRRDSIFYKLFQQSPTLIFELLANRPTNANAYKFDSVAVKEPKFEIDGVFLPPESESPGVVYFCEVQFQKDEQLYERVFAESWLYFYRNRPRFNDWETVIIYPSRQTEQSNIHPYRALLNSDQVHRVYLDELGDIRQLPLWLALMVLTTIDEAQAPQEARYLLTRTQQEVSQASSRAIIEMITTIMVYKFEQLSKTEVEEMLGITLKETRVYREIKEEGREEGREEGREEGRQQEAANLVIRLLRKRFGEISEEMRSQISSLPLPVLEDLSEAILDFTDLADFQAWLEAI; encoded by the coding sequence ATGCGCCGAGACTCGATATTTTACAAACTCTTTCAACAAAGCCCTACTCTAATATTTGAACTATTGGCCAACCGCCCAACCAATGCAAATGCTTATAAATTTGATTCGGTAGCTGTTAAAGAACCCAAATTTGAAATTGACGGGGTATTTTTACCACCAGAAAGCGAAAGCCCTGGTGTTGTATATTTTTGTGAGGTGCAATTCCAGAAAGACGAACAGCTTTATGAAAGGGTATTTGCTGAATCCTGGCTATATTTCTACCGCAACCGTCCCAGATTTAACGATTGGGAAACAGTAATTATTTATCCTTCACGCCAAACTGAACAGAGTAATATTCATCCTTATCGTGCATTACTTAATAGCGACCAAGTTCATCGAGTGTATTTAGATGAGTTAGGAGATATTCGCCAATTACCTCTATGGTTAGCATTGATGGTATTAACTACAATAGATGAAGCGCAAGCACCACAAGAAGCTAGGTATTTATTAACCAGAACTCAGCAGGAAGTATCTCAAGCATCAAGCCGAGCCATAATAGAGATGATCACAACTATTATGGTGTACAAGTTTGAACAGTTAAGTAAAACAGAGGTAGAAGAAATGTTGGGTATTACACTCAAAGAAACGAGAGTTTACCGCGAAATCAAAGAGGAAGGACGAGAAGAAGGACGGGAAGAAGGACGAGAAGAAGGAAGACAGCAAGAGGCTGCTAATTTAGTGATTCGGTTGCTAAGAAAGCGGTTTGGAGAAATATCGGAGGAAATGCGATCGCAAATTTCCAGTCTACCTCTACCTGTTCTTGAAGATTTAAGCGAAGCGATATTAGATTTTACGGATTTAGCTGATTTTCAAGCTTGGCTAGAAGCAATTTAA
- a CDS encoding glycoside hydrolase family 10 protein, with translation MQVFVKWCAESLIAKIFLIKKQIFFAVMLVLSCVATVMLSLPLNAQITPNTPSELRGVWLTNIDSDVLFERDRLKQSLQRLDELNFNTVYPAVWNWGYTLYPSKVAAKVIGRSLDPTPGLQGRDMLKEIVTEGHKQGLTVIPWFEFGFMAPADSLLAKNRPQWLTNLSNGSRIVKEGIHDRVWLNPFRPEVQQFIQDLILEIVRNYDIDGIQFDDHFGLPSELGYDAYTVALYKKEHRGQAPSTNPSDSEWVRWRASKITNFMQRVFKAIKATKRNCLVSVAPNPQRFSYQYSLADWQKWERMGLIEELVLQIYRDDLNVFVQELEYPEVKAAKAHIPVSIGILSGLKNRSVPMQQIQTQVQKVRDRNFAGVSFFFYESLWNLSQETLSQRQAAFRQTFAQPAKYPNLITGWKP, from the coding sequence ATGCAGGTTTTTGTAAAGTGGTGTGCTGAATCTTTAATTGCCAAGATTTTTTTGATTAAAAAGCAAATTTTCTTTGCTGTAATGCTGGTTTTGAGTTGCGTGGCTACAGTGATGTTATCGTTGCCATTAAACGCTCAAATAACTCCTAATACACCATCTGAGTTAAGAGGAGTGTGGTTAACAAATATTGATAGTGATGTGCTGTTTGAGCGCGATCGCCTCAAACAATCTTTACAACGCCTAGATGAACTCAACTTTAATACTGTATATCCGGCTGTGTGGAATTGGGGATATACACTTTACCCTAGCAAAGTTGCCGCCAAAGTCATTGGACGCTCTCTCGACCCCACCCCAGGATTACAAGGGCGAGATATGCTCAAAGAAATCGTCACGGAGGGACATAAACAAGGATTAACAGTGATTCCTTGGTTTGAATTTGGCTTTATGGCTCCTGCTGATTCTCTCCTAGCCAAAAATCGCCCCCAATGGCTCACTAATCTTAGCAATGGTAGCCGCATAGTCAAGGAAGGTATACATGACCGAGTATGGTTAAATCCCTTCCGCCCAGAGGTTCAACAATTCATCCAAGATTTAATATTGGAGATTGTGCGCAACTATGACATCGATGGTATTCAATTCGATGATCATTTCGGCTTACCTTCAGAACTGGGCTATGATGCCTACACAGTAGCTTTATACAAAAAAGAACACCGTGGTCAAGCACCATCGACAAACCCCAGTGATTCAGAATGGGTACGTTGGCGAGCAAGTAAAATCACCAACTTCATGCAAAGGGTATTTAAAGCAATTAAAGCTACGAAAAGAAATTGCTTAGTTTCCGTTGCACCTAATCCTCAGCGTTTCTCCTACCAATACTCTCTTGCAGACTGGCAAAAATGGGAAAGGATGGGACTGATTGAAGAATTGGTATTGCAAATTTACCGCGACGATTTAAACGTCTTTGTCCAAGAATTGGAGTATCCAGAAGTCAAAGCAGCTAAAGCACACATTCCTGTAAGTATCGGTATTTTGTCTGGGTTGAAAAATCGTTCTGTACCCATGCAGCAGATTCAAACCCAAGTGCAGAAAGTCCGCGATCGCAACTTTGCTGGTGTTTCCTTCTTCTTCTACGAAAGCTTGTGGAACCTCAGCCAAGAAACATTATCACAACGTCAAGCCGCCTTCCGGCAAACATTCGCCCAACCAGCTAAATATCCCAACCTCATCACAGGTTGGAAACCTTAA
- a CDS encoding Rieske (2Fe-2S) protein — MTQIFENTTKTDNYIYVTQLAEVKAAGSLVVHKKKQTLALFYYNDKVYAIDNRCPHMGFPLQGSTCKDGIVTCPWHYARFDLASGGTFDSWADDVPCFPVEIRDDEVWVNLASPSDPYTHQRQRLQDGLEQNISLVIAKSTLALLDIGINPAEPFLTGLEFGTRYNKAGWGTGLTIHTCMMNLLPYLDIEDKPRAVFHGLSAVANDSAGAPPEFVVHPLPNSTVDFATFKSWFRQFIQVRDTEAAQRCLVSAISSGATSVQIADMLFCAATDHRYLDVGHTLDFINKALEALDVVGWESAASILPSLVSGLANASRMEESNSWLYPVDLVGILNSAFKQLPTVLNLGKSQGGTWSNSDELVPILLGEDPQAIADSLLAALAAGCTEEELASVVTYTAALRIARFHINNDFGDWDSAHHSFTFANAVHQGLRRVPTVELLRGVFDAAMSVYLNRFLNVPPARLPEPKDLVANPEELLKQLPDLLNSQQQVNQTGQLVAKYLYSNGSPQKLMAMLGKMMLRENRDFHVIQEIEAAFRQYSLLGQTPAAIHILVAASRYLAAHSPTMRSQAQTYQIAERLHQGDRLFEES; from the coding sequence ATGACTCAAATATTTGAAAATACAACTAAAACAGATAACTATATCTATGTTACTCAATTAGCCGAAGTCAAAGCCGCAGGCAGTTTAGTAGTCCACAAAAAGAAGCAGACACTTGCTCTTTTTTACTATAATGATAAGGTTTATGCAATTGATAATCGTTGCCCTCACATGGGTTTTCCCTTACAAGGAAGCACTTGCAAAGATGGTATTGTTACTTGCCCTTGGCATTATGCTCGCTTTGACCTAGCTAGTGGTGGTACATTCGATTCGTGGGCTGATGATGTTCCCTGTTTTCCTGTAGAAATCCGTGATGATGAGGTCTGGGTGAATTTAGCTTCTCCATCTGATCCTTATACTCACCAACGTCAACGTCTCCAAGATGGATTAGAGCAGAATATTTCTTTAGTTATCGCTAAATCAACGCTCGCACTTTTAGATATAGGAATTAATCCGGCAGAACCATTTTTGACAGGGCTAGAATTTGGGACTCGCTATAACAAAGCTGGTTGGGGTACTGGTCTGACTATCCATACCTGCATGATGAATCTGTTACCCTATCTAGATATTGAAGACAAACCCCGTGCTGTATTTCACGGACTTTCTGCCGTAGCCAACGATAGTGCTGGTGCGCCACCAGAGTTTGTCGTTCACCCATTACCCAACTCTACAGTTGATTTTGCTACCTTCAAAAGTTGGTTTCGCCAATTTATTCAGGTAAGGGATACCGAAGCAGCACAAAGATGCTTAGTATCTGCGATTAGTTCAGGAGCAACTTCAGTACAAATCGCTGATATGCTCTTTTGTGCTGCTACTGATCATCGATATCTTGATGTTGGGCATACACTAGATTTTATTAACAAAGCTTTAGAAGCACTTGATGTTGTAGGCTGGGAATCAGCCGCATCTATTTTGCCTAGTCTAGTTTCGGGTTTAGCTAATGCTTCTCGCATGGAGGAATCTAATTCCTGGCTCTACCCTGTAGATTTAGTTGGCATCTTGAACTCGGCTTTTAAACAATTGCCCACTGTCTTAAATTTAGGTAAATCTCAGGGGGGTACTTGGTCAAATAGCGATGAACTAGTACCAATTTTATTGGGAGAAGACCCACAGGCGATCGCAGACTCACTTCTAGCAGCCCTGGCAGCAGGTTGTACTGAAGAAGAATTAGCTAGTGTAGTTACTTATACAGCAGCATTACGAATAGCGCGTTTCCACATTAATAATGACTTTGGAGATTGGGATTCGGCACACCATTCATTTACATTTGCTAATGCTGTGCATCAAGGCTTACGAAGAGTACCAACAGTAGAATTGCTTAGAGGTGTGTTTGATGCGGCTATGAGTGTATACTTAAATCGTTTTTTAAATGTACCACCAGCAAGACTTCCAGAACCTAAAGATTTAGTAGCAAATCCTGAAGAATTACTCAAGCAACTACCAGATTTACTCAATAGCCAACAACAAGTAAACCAAACAGGGCAATTAGTGGCTAAGTATTTATATAGCAATGGTAGTCCTCAAAAACTGATGGCAATGCTGGGAAAAATGATGTTACGAGAAAATCGTGATTTTCATGTAATTCAAGAAATCGAAGCCGCTTTTCGACAGTATTCTTTGTTAGGGCAAACTCCGGCAGCGATTCACATCTTAGTTGCTGCTTCTCGCTATTTAGCTGCTCACTCTCCCACAATGCGCTCTCAAGCACAAACTTATCAAATTGCTGAACGTCTGCATCAGGGCGATCGCTTATTTGAGGAGTCTTAA